From Candidatus Ancaeobacter aquaticus, one genomic window encodes:
- a CDS encoding NAD(P)/FAD-dependent oxidoreductase: MDEINITIIGAGVIGLSIAASFKNTSHSIYVLERHDSFGQETSSRNSEVIHAGIYYPQDSFKAKSCVQGNRMLYELCQKYSVQCVKTGKIIIACTDEEREVLHALYKKGMNNGVSLSFLDKKDIQKLEPHITTACAGIYSPSTGVIDSHGLMKHYEYRAQENGVELTYGVRVTNIDTCNDGYEISVVDSDSKRMQFKSRIVINCAGLESDVVSQMAGIDSDTYGYRLHMCKGSYFKVGNKKSSYVTHLVYPPPDHAHGVLGIHASLDCAGALKLGPDAQYVDKETMDYHVDINKRKQFYDSAKIYFPFIEEEDLYPDMAGIRPKLHGPEESYRDFVVSHEADKGFPGFINLIGIESPGLTAAPYIGQYVANMANDIM; the protein is encoded by the coding sequence ATGGATGAAATTAATATAACGATAATTGGCGCAGGTGTTATTGGGTTATCGATAGCGGCCTCTTTCAAAAATACTTCTCATTCAATATATGTTTTGGAACGACACGATTCATTTGGGCAGGAAACTAGTAGTAGAAATAGCGAAGTTATCCATGCCGGTATATATTATCCCCAAGACTCTTTCAAAGCAAAGAGCTGTGTTCAAGGCAACAGAATGCTGTATGAATTATGTCAGAAGTATTCTGTTCAATGCGTTAAAACCGGAAAAATCATTATTGCCTGTACTGATGAAGAGCGTGAAGTGTTGCATGCCCTCTATAAAAAAGGTATGAATAACGGTGTCAGCCTTTCGTTTCTAGATAAGAAGGATATTCAGAAGCTGGAGCCTCACATAACCACAGCTTGTGCAGGAATATATTCGCCGTCTACAGGAGTTATCGATTCACACGGTTTGATGAAACACTACGAGTATAGAGCGCAAGAAAATGGGGTTGAGTTAACCTATGGTGTTCGGGTGACGAACATTGATACATGCAATGACGGATATGAGATTTCCGTAGTTGATTCAGATAGTAAAAGAATGCAGTTTAAATCACGTATTGTGATAAACTGCGCAGGACTTGAATCTGATGTGGTTTCACAGATGGCAGGTATTGATAGTGATACCTATGGGTATCGCCTGCATATGTGTAAGGGCTCATACTTTAAAGTCGGAAACAAGAAATCTTCATATGTAACACACCTGGTATATCCTCCTCCCGATCATGCTCATGGAGTTTTAGGGATACATGCGTCATTAGATTGTGCCGGTGCACTAAAGCTGGGCCCTGATGCCCAATATGTTGATAAGGAAACTATGGATTATCACGTTGATATTAATAAAAGAAAACAATTTTATGATTCTGCTAAAATATATTTTCCTTTTATTGAAGAGGAAGATCTTTATCCTGATATGGCCGGTATAAGGCCAAAATTACATGGACCCGAAGAATCATATCGTGATTTTGTTGTCAGTCATGAGGCCGATAAGGGGTTCCCCGGTTTTATCAATCTTATCGGGATAGAATCTCCGGGACTCACTGCAGCGCCCTATATTGGACAGTATGTTGCCAATATGGCTAATGACATTATGTAA